One window from the genome of Crassostrea angulata isolate pt1a10 chromosome 2, ASM2561291v2, whole genome shotgun sequence encodes:
- the LOC128173694 gene encoding uncharacterized protein LOC128173694, which translates to MATNVPSSVCDISSQIIPLQMKIREKIAKFLIRGKDVKYLSDHLKEVTQDLTSMLPGDLPEDPVYICFVNGKVHIPEVVLRNLNSKDQTHPRIELEENPETVEENNTEDTTPANFDLEDSSETEKSRYEWRFSDTKELLTVLKARKERKENFTKNMWNGVAKELKEALKSKKIPSPEQCREKFYSLRRSYRNYIAEKKKTGNKRIKPFLHESEMYDLLHDDPGFNPPLLMSSLGTVETNNSEENSCTEKDPPKKRKCSNELTEYLKERDEKFLNAFKEMHENQNKIMEKLIEKL; encoded by the exons ATGGCGACGAACGTGCCTAGTAGCGTGTGCGACATTTCGTCGCAAATTATTCCACTCCAAATGAAAATTAGAgagaaaattgcaaaatttctAATAAGAGGAAAGGACGTGAAATATCTATCTGATC aTCTAAAAGAGGTGACTCAAGATCTAACGTCAATGCTACCTGGTGACTTACCTGAAGATCCAGTTTATATCTGTTTTGTTAATGGAAAAGTACATATTCCAGAAGTTGTTTTGCGCAATTTGAATTCAAAGGACCAGACACACCCGAGGATAGAACTTGAAGAAAATCCTGAAACAGTGGAAGAAAATAACACGGAGGATACCACGCCAGCCAATTTTGATTTGGAAGATAGTAGTGAAACTGAAAAATCCAGATATGAATGGAGATTTTCTGACACGAAAGAACTGCTAACAGTTTTAAAAGCTCGGAAGGAAAGGAAGGAAAATTTTACAAAGAACATGTGGAACGGAGTTGCAAAGGAATTAAAAGAAGCACTGAAATCCAAAAAAATTCCTAGTCCTGAACAATGTAGAGAGAAGTTTTATTCTCTGAGAAGATCATATAGAAATTATATTGCAGAGAAAAAAAAGACCGGAAACAAAAGAATAAAACCATTTCTCCACGAGTCAGAAATGTATGATCTCTTACATGACGATCCTGGCTTTAATCCACCTTTGCTAATGAGTTCTCTAGGGACAGTGGAAACAAATAACAGTGAAGAAAATTCATGCACTGAGAAAGATCCCCCAAAGAAGAGGAAATGTAGTAACGAGCTCACAGAATATCTGAAGGAAAGGGATGAGAAGTTCCTGAATGCATTTAAGGAAATGCATGAGaaccaaaataaaatcatgGAAAAACTAATTGAGAAACTGTAG